GGTAACCACCTATGATTGGCACCCCGGCAGCTGACATGATATGTTTGGAtgtgctgagaaaaaaataaagctcctTTAATTATAACTTCATTACAAATATGGTCAGTATTGGATACAGCAGAGACGTCCAGTCCTCAACAGAAAAACTCCAAAACGTGTGTTTTAGAAAGGTGGGTCACCTCTTAATGCCCATGTCTCTGATGGCTGAGGAAGGAGGCCCGATGAAGATGATTCCTTCCTCTTTACAAGCTTCTGCaaactctgtgttttctgacagaaagcCATAACCAGGATGGACCGcctgcaaacacaaatacacaacattTCATGAGGAGAAAGGTAGAAATTATCATAAAAAGGATGGAGAACAAAAACCTCTGAGATTTTAAGGAGAAAATGTGCCGCGAGTTGTTTGGTTGACAATAAAATACTCTTCTGTTGTGTCACTCACATGTGATCCTGACCTCCTGGCCACTTCTAAAACTTTCTCCATAGAGAGGTAACTTTGTTGGGAAGGAGGCGGCCCGATGTGGTAAGCCTCATCTgcctgcaaaacacaaaacataagaACAACAGTTTAACATCACGATGCCTCATTATGTTCAGAGAATGATGAACCAAACATGGTAAGGAGAATATTTGATGGAGTGTCTCACCATGGCCACATGCATGGAGTGTCTGTCTGCATCGCTGTACACCGCCACAGAACGCACGCCCATCTTCTTCGCCGTACGCATCACACGACATGCGATCTCCCCACGATTGGCAATCAGGACCTTTTCGATCCTTCCCACCCCTGCAGAGTTTAGTTTTAATCAAAAGttcaattaattaatttaagatCGTTAACACTGAGTTAACATTCTCGGGATGCAGGGTGATGTTGGCACAGCACAAATACAATATTCTGCATATATAGTTTAGTTTGAgctcttaaaaatattttacagaaaattgtAAAAGCATTGAGTTTTAAGCCCTTGCCTGCTAAAACTACGTTACAATGAGAGTATTAGAAATCATCAACTTCTTTCACTGCAGACTTAAAGCTCTCCActatcaaaatgaaaaatatctgCATGaatctgagcaaaaacaagCTGAGATTTACTGGCAAGCAGTCACTGTGTTGAAAGATAATTAAGACGATAATGAAATGAAGTTAGCTGGagcattaaatatttaatttgtctAAAGGGGAGACGTTTCCAGCTTGAATCATAAACTGAGGCTCATCACACTGTTCAGATACTTCTTGTGGCTTTTAAATGTAGGCTTAACCCAGCAAGTTAAGAGTGACtctttaaaacccaaacatcaCCTGGATAATAAATGTACCCACCTCCTGAAACCAGCCTCACGCCTCCTTTGGTCCATGAGAGTTTtctaaagagaataaaaacatcctTAGAGTGTAAAAGGTTGGACATATGTCAAATAACAATAAACTACAGTGCAAGACACGCTGATTCATGTAACTATGAAGCGAAATATGAGCAGAATAAAGCTGTGGTCTCAACAGTAAACATTACCCTTCTGTTTAACCTTGCTCACATTTGATCTCATCTTCCACATTGCgcattaaaaaatgtcaacattacATTAAGATTTAGAATGGGAAAATTAGCATGGATGTAAAATATGGTGACAGTTAACAGatcaaatagttttattttcagatatCTGAGGGGTTAGCACGGAACTGCTTACAATCTTGAAAGCTAACgctaaaactgagctaaaataacACCAAAACAGCGGAGAAAAGcctgttttctgacagaaaaaccaCCTGTCAAACTTATTTACTCACTGTGTAAATATCCTCAGGCCCTGCAGAGTTGGAAAACTCAGAATAACTGCAGCCATAGCTACCAGCTGCTAGCGATGCTAACAACAAACCCGAGCCAGAGGGCAAGAGAAAAAAAGCGAagcaataatttaaacaatcaaattattatttttttttttcgtcaaCAGGCTAAAATCCTTATCCTCAATCCTCAATCAACGTGAGATACTTCTGCGACTAAACTCTGTTGATAAAAGCACTAACACAAtctatttaatgtatttttatcattatgTTATCTATGGCCACACCGAGGACCCGTAGTGATCATTGACCAATCAGAAAAAGAGACGCGAAGGCGGGGAGGACACTGCAGTTACAGATTAACACCACAAGAGGGCAGCACGTCTCACTTAGATTGATGGTGACAAcgcagaaaaatgtaaatatataatatatctATATAGATAATCAATGTATAATTTGTAAATCATAAATTGATGGCTCAGTTGTTATTTTAACTGTAAGACTGCATCCATGGGTGTCAGTTTatgtttgattattattattattgttattgcatctaagaacctggtaaagaaaaataaataataacaaaaagtagtttgcctttttttctacaGCTAAAGATTCTAtaattaaaaattcaaagtaACCTCGTTATTTAGAAAGTTTCTCTTATAAGTGAATTTAAAaccagcattttttctttgtgtgttataaaatggaaagaataaaACGTTATCTTACtgttacattttattgtttgtcgTTTGATTTTAAGTTTGCTGTTGCAATTCTCATAGTGTCCACAAGAGCAAAGACACGTTCAGGATCTTCAAAGACGAATGAAATACCAAGAGAAAGATGTTCACGCACTTCCCTTTTTGCCTCAATATCAAAGCTTAGTGTTTAGTGCTTACAAACGACACTAAATTTTTTGTACACGGTCTTAAAAGTTTATCAAAGTAATAGTAAACGGGACACCGGAGGAGTCACCACaggtattttttattaactgccgataaatgcaaaaaacaggTGTAAACGTTTAAAAATATAACCTAACTCATTacgttttattctttttttttctacaagtaATCCTATcgtctgtcaaaataaaactagaaactccaaaagatctttttaaattgtatatatttatttatttttgtggcagtATGCCTAAAAcggattttatttatctttaaaacgGATCTAATTGATCTTTGTCATCTCAGTTTGAATTTTCTGCTTATTGTccacaagagggcagcagagtCACACTCACGAACATCAAAGATAAATGAATCTACAAGAGAAGTATAATCTTGTTTTTCCGTCTTTGCTTCAATCGCACAACACGGTTTAATACTCACAAAagactttaataaatattgtattAGTTCCTATTATGTATTGGTATTGTCAACAGAGCATACGGTATTTATTTGACCGTAGAGAtacgtttcaaaataaatgtaactacttttattaaacttaacttttattaaactaGTTAAATTTAGTTTGAAAGTCCGTACAGAAGGTGCAAGCATTCTAATACTAACGCTACTTGACGACTAAGAGTGTCCCTCTCTAAAGCCACTAAAAGGCGACAACAATCTGTTTTCTACATATCATCCTTAAATGTTagtgaaaagcaaaaacaggaacTGCAAAAAACGAGTTTTTTATGATCGTACggaaattataaaattatatcAACCTATTCAAATATATGTCAGTTTaaaaatttattgtttcatttcttttgttgtccGCAAGAGGGCAGCAAAGTCACACTCACGATCATCAAAGACGAATAAATGAACAAGAGAAGTATAGTCTCATATGTCCTCCTTTGCTTCAATCGCACAACTCACACGGTTTAGTACTCACAAAAGAccttaataattattatattaatTTATATTACGCATGTTGTCAACAGAGCATGGCAATTTTGTACTGTAGTACAGACGCTGGTCTTTTTATTAACAGGAGACCAgcgtttctttgtttgtttgttttcgctAACTACTTTAAAAACAGTTGCAGACATCTGCAAAAAAGGTACtggtttaaaaagtatttaacaaAATGATAGTATTTATTTAACCGTATAGATacgttttaaaataaaacttaaactagtaacatttattttgaaagtccgTATAGGAAGTGCTAGCAAGCTAATACTAACGCAACTTGACGACTAAGAGTGTCTGTTCCTCTGTAAAGCCACTAGAGGGAGACAACAATCTGTTTTCTACATATCATCCTTAAATGTTAGTAAAATGCGAAAACAGGAACTTCAAAAAATACGAGTTTTTTGTGATCGTAGGGAAAGCTTAAAATTATATCAACCTATTCAAATatatgtcagttttaaaatttattgtttcagttcttttgtTGTTAGCAAAGTCACACTCACGACCATCAAAGACGAATAAATGAACAAGAGAAGTATGGTCTCATAAGTCCTTCTTTGCTTCAATCGTAAAACTAACACGGTTTAGTACTCAcaaatgacaataataatagaACAAGTTTTTGTAATGTATTGGCACTGTCGACATAGTATGACAATTTAGGTTGTAGTACTGACGCTGGTCTCTTTATCAATTGCAgaccagcattttttttgtttgtttgttttaactaaatacTGTTAAATGCAAAATCAGTTCtagacatttacaaaaagttactggtttaaaaagtatttaacaattttttttaatagtataAATGCTATCTTCCTACCCaaatatgtcagtttttaaattcGTTCTTGCAGTTCTTTTCTTGTCCACATGAGGGCAGCAAAGACACCCAAGATCGTCAAAGAAAGTGTAATAACAAGAGAAGTATTTTCctatactttgtttttttgcctgaatCTCAGCTCACACGGTTAAATACTCAGAAAATACCTTAATAACCAGTGTACACTGTCTTATAATGTATAAGTGTTGTTGACAGATCATGACCAAGTAGTGTGGTGATAGTGGCAAAATTATAATGTTCAGCTGAGTTGGAAAATCGGCatgtatttataatttaatatatttcaATGAGTTGGACTGAACTCGGGAGATAAGAGAGAGTGGAGTCGAATTTagccaatatttttttatttggtcttttgatcttttttattaaataatttattcattgtttGTAACTATAAAGGTAAAATTAGAATTGATAAAAACGAAATACAAATGTGTCAGTGATAAGGTGAAGGGATGTTGCAGCTGCTCTACTTGCCCAATTGATCAGGAAGAActcatatttttaataaaaaatactgtaacACTGAAATTTAGttatacaaaatacaaaagttactgatttttgtttccttacaaggtcaaaaacaaaatatatatggtgtttaaagattaaattaaaatactaGAACAGTAAAACATAAAGTTATGGGTTATATATGGGTATCTGTGATGATGGGAAACTCCATTAGAAAATCTCCAGTAAGGTCAAAGCCTTTCATATCCACTGTGTTGATCTCTGATGAACAGGAAGATCAATACAATGCACAGGATGATACCGACCACAACAGAGCCGGCGATGATGGGAATGcttcttttgttaaaatcagCCCAACACTCATtctctgaaacaaagaaaaaacaggaagggAGCAAAATGAAAGTCCTCCATTTGTGCAatgcacatgtaaaaaaaatctgttttgaggTTTTATTCATATAAGTTTGATGTTTTGCATTGATTCATTTACTTCACTGctttaattaattaacaaaTGTAAAACATCAGCACTGATTTAATTCCTTAGAGGAGGAGGAAATTTAAAACtatcaaatctaaaataaacaagacaacCTGCGCTGTTTTCTTGATCATCTCATGATGCCTCAAATTTCCAGCTCACCCACCTTTCCCGTACTGTCCACTGGGGATGCTGAAGGCTTGCATCTGCAGAGGAACCAGCTTGATCCTCAGCTCTGAAGAAACCATCAGGAGATAATCTGACTGGCATCTGAAACTCTGATTATTGGCTGTTTTGAAAAGCTCCTTGTGGGTCATCGACCCGGaataatttctttctgtgaGGGAGAAGAAGTAGGACAGAAacttatatttatatatattaggaaaaatgttttatctgagAGGACAAATCTTTCTTACTGGGGCATCCATAGCAGGGTGGTTGAAGAAACAAGTGAGCCGTTAGTTCAGAGACATAAAAATTTTGTCCTTCCTGTAGACAAAACCTAAAGAGTCATTATGGTGTTTTTATTGAACCtggaacatgttaaaaacaacatttcttgaACTTTTACATGGTTCCCatattaaaccaaataaaacattaatttaaaattaaatgtttttgctcttcatATCTAGAAGCTGCAGatgttaaagatttttattcGCTCCACTTTTTCTTCGTTCCAACCaaacacagggagaacatttCATCTTCACGTGAGCATGAATATACACAATGTGTTTATGatgtgatttaatttatttaccgTCCTGAAGGTGAACTGCAGACTGGCAGAACTGTCTGGCAGCGTTAGAGAAAGACGAGCTTCTTCTTTGCCACAGGAACCGACGATCCGAACCACTGATGGCTCCAGGTTGAAATACCAGCTCGTCTAAATGTACAAGGAGGGAAATTTACTTTAATTACAagttatttatcattttttaatagTTGCAATAAACCTACAGattgttctttctgtcttgtTGTAACaccaggggcgtcactaggttttaagaacaaggggggcttagcccccaggagatgcacaggatgtgagcaaacgtagtgggcgagaacaaaatttctcaaacatttaacaaaacctgagttgcttttccacatttttggacacatttaacagataccttactgtgtaaacgttttaagcaaccaattatatttttattcagaacatcaacaaacaggaaatatgtttacagttttaacaagaaaaatgaacatatNNNNNNNNNNNNNNNNNNNNNNNNNNNNNNNNNNNNNNNNNNNNNNNNNNNNNNNNNNNNNNNNNNNNNNNNNNNNNNNNNNNNNNNNNNNNNNNNNNNNNNNNNNNNNNNNNNNNNNNNNNNNNNNNNNNNNNNNNNNNNNNNNNNNNNNNNNNNNNNNNNNNNNNNNNNNNNNNNNNNNNNNNNNNNNNNNNNNNNNNNNNNNNNNNNNNNNNNNNNNNNNNNNNNNNNNNNNNNNNNNNNNNNNNNNNNNNNNNNNNNNNNNNNNNNNNNNNNNNNNNNNNNNNNNNNNNNNNNNNNNNNNNNNNNNNNNNNNNNNNNNNNNNNNNNNNNNNNNNNNNNNNNNNNNNNNNNNNNNNNNNNNNNNNNNNNNNNNNNNNNNNNNNNNNNNNNNNNNNNNNNNNNNNNNNNNNNNNNNNNNNNNNNNNNNNNNNNNNNNNNNNNNNNNNNNNNNNNNNNNNNNNNNNNNNNNNNNNNNNNNNNNNNNNNNNNNNNNNNNNNNNNNNNNNNNNNNNNNNNNNNGACAGCAGCAATATCAGTCCATGATGCACCTactctttatatattttacaaaagcagtgatgattaatacttactttattgaaaactttcatatgtccattttttactgaacattctCCTGGTCTGCTCACTGAATGttcatgctgctcttagctGGCTCTGCTTGTAAACTTGCTAGCACTCTGGTATCACGGTTGCAGAGAAAACATGGACTGGGATCCATGTAGTGTGGGagtatgttatatgaacaagtggaatggatcggATAACAaagtttgtagggaaaacatggactggatttcatgcggtgagggagtactctatatgaacaagtggaatgaaTTTGacaacgacgcaccaaagaggatctctaccttacactgtaaagaaaaagaaaactgacagatttatgatcatatatttgagttaataatgaaataatatatggttatttatttaaactcatattctggccacattatattaaatttttgtaaaaaaaaaaaaatttgacaccaaaattatttaggggggcttgaaaacattttaggggggctgaagcccccctaaaacaggcctagtgacgccactgtgTAACACAGCATACATTATGAGTAAATGCTGATAGTTTGGACTCCTTTGCATGACTGATGTAAACAGAAACACCCAGAGAGCTGAGTTCGAGTCTCTGACCTTCTTTTCAGTGATGATGTACTCTGCTC
The Kryptolebias marmoratus isolate JLee-2015 linkage group LG24, ASM164957v2, whole genome shotgun sequence DNA segment above includes these coding regions:
- the LOC108238410 gene encoding lysosome-associated membrane glycoprotein 3, with product MASVFSTMVLKRQTSGWSVFFFAALISGFDLQRNDSSVQPESNSELSSDVQTYHPVLQPTETPPTPETYTVKDSDGRTCIRATMGAEYIITEKKTSWYFNLEPSVVRIVGSCGKEEARLSLTLPDSSASLQFTFRTEGQNFYVSELTAHLFLQPPCYGCPKRNYSGSMTHKELFKTANNQSFRCQSDYLLMVSSELRIKLVPLQMQAFSIPSGQYGKENECWADFNKRSIPIIAGSVVVGIILCIVLIFLFIRDQHSGYERL